ATCGACTTCGCGGCTCGCGGCGCCCAGCTCAAGCAGATGTCCGCTCAGCTGGCGGCCCTGCCCGTCAACGGCACCACCCGCCGTGAGGGCTGGGGAGGCATCTTCGTGCGCGGCACCGACGCCTCCGCCAACGTGGTGGACGTGGCCGCCAGCGCCTTCACCGGCGCCAAGTACTTCTCCATCGAGGCGCCCGCCGGCTCGCTGATGGTGGTGAACATCCGCGGCGCCTCCGCCACCTTCACCGGCTTCGGCATCGCCTTCAGCGGTGGCATCGACCAGCACGGGGTGCTCTTCAACTTCGTCGACACCACCCGCATCGAGGCTCGGGGCTTCGGCTTCTGGGGCACCGTCCTGGCCCCCTACGCCCATGTGGACTTCAGCGACGGCAGCTTCGACGGCGGCATCTACGCCAGGTCCTTCACGGGCAACGCCGAGGGGCACATCAACCCGCTGCCCCGCCGCTCGCTATGCCTGCAGCAGCAGCCCGAGCCCGAGTGCATCAAGGTGAAGCTGGACGACTACAACCTGTTCCTGCTGAAGGACTACTCCGGCGGCCATGATGTGGTGGGCAAGGTGGCCGTGGGCGGGAGCATGTCCATGACGGACTTCTCCGTCGGCAACGGGCTCGAGACCAGCGACACCAACAACGTCCTGGTCGTGGGCGGCAACCTGTCCCTCTCTCGCGGGGCTGTGTTCGGCGATGTCCGCTACGGCGGCAACTTCAGCACGAACCCCTCCGTCATCTTCCCGCGTGGAGCGCCGGCCCAGGGCATGCCCATCGACTTCGCGGCTCGCGGCGCCCAGCTCAAGCAGATGTCCGCTCAGCTGGCGGCCCTGCCCGTCAACGGCACCACCCGCCGTGAGGGCTGGGGAGGCATCTTCGTGCGCGGCACCGACGCCTCCGCCAACGTGGTGGACGTGGCCGCCAGCGCCTTCACCGGCGCCAAGTACTTCTCCATCGAGGCGCCCGCCGGCTCGCTGATGGTGGTGAACATCCGCGGCGCCTCCGCCACCTTCACCGGCTTCGGCATCGCCTTCAGCGGTGGCATCGACCAGCACGGGGTGCTCTTCAACTTCGTCGACACCACCCGCATCGAGGCTCGGGGCTTCGGCTTCTGGGGCACCGTCCTGGCCCCCTACGCCCATGTGGACTTCAGCGACGGCAGCTTCGACGGCGGCATCTACGCCGAGTCGTTCGAGGGCAACGCCGAGGGTCACATCAACCCGCTGCCCGAGCAGACCCTCTGCCGGTAGCGGCCCCCCCGCCCGGTAGGGCTCCCTGCCGGGCGCGGTCTTTCCGAGCTGGTCTGCTTGTCATACCAGTTCGGACCAGACTGGCCCGGGAGGCGGGGCCAGCCGCAGACGGAGAGTCGATGGGGCCGGTCTTCTTCAGCGCCCGTTGGCCACCATGAAGCCCAGGACCGTCAGGCCCCACAGGATGCCCAGCACGCCCAGCACGATGCCGGCGATGGCCTGGCCCCTGCGCCCGATGGGCGGGTGCGCCGTCGGGTCCACGCGTCGCAGGCCGATGATGGAGCACAAGAGCGCCACTGGCGCGACGGGGGGCATGAGGATCCCCAGGATGCTCAGAAGGAAGCCCGCCCGAGCGATGCGGTTGTTGGAGTACAGGTGCCACGCCTTCTGGAGCGCCTCGGGAGACACCTCCTCGCGGAAGAAGAGCTTGTTGCGTGTGTCATTGTAGATGACGAGGGTGATGATGAGGGGCATCACGCCGGACGCGAGCCCCGCCGGGCCCTGGGTGGCCACGCCCACGATCATCGACACGACGGGCACGAAGCACAGCGCCAGCCGGGCGAAGGACAGCCCCGCCCAGAAGCACATGCCGACGGCCGCCGAGACCAACGTCATGAGCGCGAAGAGCAGCTGCTCCGCGCCCGAGGCCAACAGCACCAGCCCGACGATGGCGTTGATGAGCGCGCCGAAGCCGATGAGCCAGGCCCAGAGGTCGCGCTTGCCCCAGTACTTGAGCCGGAACGCCTCCAGATAGTCCACCTCCGGGCGCGTCGCGCAGGAGGCACAGTAGTCCTTGCTGTCGACGGTGCGGCGGTCCTGCGCGCAGAAGAAGGTCCCACACCGCGTGCACGCGCCGAGCGCGGGCATTTCAGGGTGGACAAAGCAGCGCGCCTCCTGGGTGGCAGGGGGGGCGGGTACAGGCTCTAGGGTCACTGGCGGAACTCTCGGGTGGGAGGAAGCAGGGAACTTCCTGGGTCACATCAGCCTACCAGAAGAGCCGTGCGGGCTCCCAGGCGCCCAGGCAGCGATGCAAGCGGCATCCGAGCGACTTCGCGCCCCATTGCTCGACCCTCTGGTCGATAAGGCGCCGGGAACACCATGCGTCAATGCTCCTGGTATATGAGCGCGGCAACCACCCCTTCTCCCGGCATTGCCAGTTGGAGCTCTCCCATGCCCGTAACCCTGCTCAACCCTGACGGAATGATGAAGACCGATGTGTACCGACAGGTGGCGATTGCCACCGGCTCCCGGCAGGTGCACATCGCAGGGCAGGTCGCGTACGACGCGAATGGTCAGCTCGTCGCGCGGGGGGACCTGGCGGGACAGGTGGCGCAGGCCTACCGCAACGTCGCCATCGCCCTTGCGGCTGCCGGGGCCACGTTCCGCGACGTCGTCCGACTGACCTTCTATGTGGTGGACTGGAAGCGCGAGAAGATGCCCGACTTCCTCGCCGGCATCGAGCAGGTCGCCCAGGAGCTGCAGATCGTGCCGGCGCCGGCATCGCTGATCGGGGTCTCCGTGCTCTATGAGCCGGGCATCCTCGTCGAGATCGAAGCCACCGCGGTTGTGGACTGACCCAGGAGGGAGCAGTCCTAGACGTTGGACGGGCAGCCGCTGGGCCGGCTCGATTCAGCTGGAAAGAGGTGGAGCGTTGGACCCTGAAGAAATGCGCAGGGCGTTATCGACGCGTCGGGCGG
This DNA window, taken from Hyalangium gracile, encodes the following:
- a CDS encoding RidA family protein, giving the protein MPVTLLNPDGMMKTDVYRQVAIATGSRQVHIAGQVAYDANGQLVARGDLAGQVAQAYRNVAIALAAAGATFRDVVRLTFYVVDWKREKMPDFLAGIEQVAQELQIVPAPASLIGVSVLYEPGILVEIEATAVVD
- a CDS encoding choice-of-anchor A family protein — its product is MVSLALLTACADVAESTPSHDTRTTSAQVSVAESGCIDVNLADYNLFVLEDYSGGHDVVGKVAVGGNLSMTNFSVGNGLDASDTANVLVTGGNLALSRGAVFGDTRYGGTFTTDPSVIFPRGAPAQGTPIDFAARGAQLKQMSAQLAALPVNGTTRREGWGGIFVRGTDASANVVDVAASAFTGAKYFSIEAPAGSLMVVNIRGASATFTGFGIAFSGGIDQHGVLFNFVDTTRIEARGFGFWGTVLAPYAHVDFSDGSFDGGIYARSFTGNAEGHINPLPRRSLCLQQQPEPECIKVKLDDYNLFLLKDYSGGHDVVGKVAVGGSMSMTDFSVGNGLETSDTNNVLVVGGNLSLSRGAVFGDVRYGGNFSTNPSVIFPRGAPAQGMPIDFAARGAQLKQMSAQLAALPVNGTTRREGWGGIFVRGTDASANVVDVAASAFTGAKYFSIEAPAGSLMVVNIRGASATFTGFGIAFSGGIDQHGVLFNFVDTTRIEARGFGFWGTVLAPYAHVDFSDGSFDGGIYAESFEGNAEGHINPLPEQTLCR